In Pseudomonas putida, a genomic segment contains:
- the asnB gene encoding asparagine synthase (glutamine-hydrolyzing), with amino-acid sequence MCGILGGVWKKADNSLEERVKAALLTIQHRGPNDSGYEITPLHDSRLVLGHTRLSIIDLSSAGHQPMYSQDRKYSVVFNGEIYNYRELRRELGALGCIFRSDSDTEVLLAAWQYWKEASLSRFVGMFAFVLFDHEYGTITCVRDAFGIKPFFYNFEDGNIIFASEIPAIKALKNSEVELNWQRAYDYLVHGDYDTNEQTFFKDVLHLPPGHIIRYSIATGQLTEPEPWYTPRIEERAELSFADAADELRERFLTSIRFHLRSDVPIGAALSGGLDSSAVVCAMRHVEPEMPIHTFSYIAKGSSLSEEYWADQVNQHVGAHANKVVVSPLDLIRDLDDMISVQGEPFGSTSIYAQYRVYQLARERGVTVTLDGQGADEMLAGYSGYPGQRIRSLIENGEYSRAIRFLRNWSKWPGRSIKWGIGSTLGQFTSGKLNDSLRRLDGRTNIPEWMHEGSLRDAGVRCENTRRQCPVDLRGRRLTAELSASLHQRGLQHLLRHGDRNSMRFSIESRVPFLTTKLSELLLSVPEHYLISDQGETKHIFRAAMRGIVPEEVLNRRDKVGFETPERDFIIQNSDKIRGWLKDGVQLPFLSSDRVLREFELIVEGGRKFTPQVWRWINFYRWHQIFLG; translated from the coding sequence ATGTGCGGAATTTTAGGTGGCGTATGGAAAAAGGCAGATAATTCGCTCGAGGAGCGGGTGAAAGCCGCGCTGCTCACTATCCAACATCGTGGTCCAAACGATTCAGGATATGAAATAACTCCTCTTCATGATAGCCGCCTGGTGCTTGGTCATACGAGGTTGTCAATCATCGACCTGTCGAGTGCAGGGCATCAGCCGATGTATTCGCAGGATCGTAAATATTCTGTGGTTTTTAATGGTGAAATCTATAACTACAGAGAGTTGCGTAGGGAATTGGGCGCGCTGGGGTGCATCTTTAGATCTGATTCAGATACTGAGGTATTGCTGGCTGCTTGGCAGTATTGGAAAGAAGCAAGCTTGTCACGGTTTGTGGGCATGTTTGCATTTGTGCTATTTGATCATGAGTACGGTACTATTACCTGTGTTAGGGATGCTTTTGGGATTAAGCCATTCTTTTATAATTTTGAAGACGGCAACATTATTTTTGCATCTGAGATCCCAGCGATCAAGGCGCTGAAAAATAGTGAGGTAGAGCTGAATTGGCAGCGGGCATATGATTATCTAGTTCACGGCGACTACGATACTAACGAACAAACATTTTTTAAAGATGTTTTGCATCTTCCGCCTGGGCATATTATACGTTACAGCATCGCAACAGGGCAATTGACTGAACCAGAACCTTGGTATACGCCTCGTATTGAAGAGCGTGCCGAGCTGAGCTTTGCGGACGCTGCCGATGAGCTGCGTGAACGTTTTCTGACCAGTATTCGTTTCCACCTCCGAAGTGATGTTCCAATTGGTGCAGCTCTATCGGGTGGTCTTGATTCTTCTGCAGTGGTTTGTGCGATGCGCCATGTAGAGCCAGAAATGCCGATACACACATTTAGCTACATCGCCAAAGGGAGCTCTCTATCGGAAGAGTATTGGGCGGATCAGGTGAATCAGCATGTAGGCGCTCATGCAAACAAGGTCGTCGTATCGCCATTAGATTTGATTCGTGATCTTGATGATATGATAAGTGTTCAAGGTGAGCCTTTTGGCAGTACAAGCATTTATGCCCAATATCGAGTCTACCAGCTTGCCAGGGAGCGAGGAGTCACGGTAACTCTGGACGGTCAAGGTGCTGACGAAATGCTGGCAGGTTATAGCGGTTACCCTGGGCAGCGTATCCGCAGCCTTATTGAGAATGGTGAATACAGCCGCGCCATACGATTCCTGAGAAATTGGTCAAAATGGCCTGGCCGCAGCATCAAGTGGGGTATAGGCTCGACTCTAGGTCAATTCACCTCGGGTAAACTCAACGACTCATTACGTAGATTGGATGGGCGAACCAACATACCTGAGTGGATGCATGAAGGTAGTTTGCGCGACGCTGGCGTTCGATGCGAGAACACGCGACGTCAATGCCCTGTGGACCTAAGGGGGCGTCGATTAACTGCAGAACTCTCAGCTTCATTGCATCAGCGAGGTCTGCAGCACCTGCTACGTCACGGCGACCGAAATTCTATGCGCTTTTCAATTGAAAGCCGGGTTCCCTTTCTGACAACAAAGCTTTCAGAGCTCCTTCTATCCGTCCCAGAGCATTACCTGATCTCGGATCAAGGAGAAACGAAACATATTTTCCGCGCTGCCATGCGTGGGATCGTGCCAGAAGAAGTTCTTAATAGGCGTGACAAAGTTGGCTTTGAAACCCCAGAGCGCGACTTCATAATACAGAATTCAGATAAAATAAGGGGTTGGCTCAAAGACGGTGTACAGCTACCGTTTCTATCTAGCGATCGGGTGCTTCGCGAATTTGAGTTAATAGTTGAAGGTGGTAGAAAATTCACTCCTCAAGTATGGCGTTGGATTAATTTCTACCGCTGGCATCAGATTTTCTTGGGTTGA
- a CDS encoding oligosaccharide flippase family protein, whose amino-acid sequence MLRALRALRGGKSDFLRNVLTLMTGTTLAQAIPIAAMPLLTRLYTPEDFGVLALYMSLAGMISVIITARYEVAVMLPERDEDAASLVTLSISIAGTISLALLAVVFFFNESIQALLNNKAIGPWLYLLPVTVFVTGVWQALNYWNNRAKKFKRLAVSRVAQGGGMTIAQFVLKGLSAGGLVVGYLVGQMSGLLVFLTRTWREDRTVLSKVSVATMLDNARRYSKFPKYSTIGALLDNAAVQMPVLVLSRFYDTHIVGIFSLTFRALNLPMSLIATAFSQVLFQRFVVLHRENPDRLAPFVLKLFFGLLGLMVPLVAFVWVVGPELFALVFGETWRQAGNYATVLIFAVAIRFAVSPLSTVLAMDHNIKIGTLWQMIYFVTITSTLYIFRNAGMEVFLLAFTLHEVALYSLYLGFIIFGAKIHRFG is encoded by the coding sequence GTGCTGAGAGCATTGCGGGCCTTGAGAGGCGGGAAAAGTGATTTCCTGCGTAATGTGCTGACGCTGATGACCGGCACCACACTTGCGCAGGCCATCCCGATTGCAGCAATGCCATTGCTGACTCGCTTGTACACGCCAGAAGATTTCGGTGTTCTGGCTTTGTACATGTCTCTAGCGGGGATGATCTCCGTCATTATCACTGCGAGGTATGAAGTCGCAGTGATGTTGCCTGAACGGGACGAAGATGCAGCCAGCCTGGTTACGCTATCGATCAGCATAGCGGGCACTATCAGCCTTGCGCTGCTGGCAGTCGTCTTTTTTTTCAATGAGAGCATCCAAGCGCTGCTTAACAATAAAGCCATTGGGCCATGGCTCTATCTCTTGCCGGTTACCGTTTTCGTTACTGGGGTGTGGCAGGCGTTGAACTACTGGAACAACCGGGCCAAGAAGTTCAAGCGCCTGGCTGTCAGCAGGGTTGCACAAGGTGGTGGCATGACCATTGCTCAATTTGTACTGAAGGGGTTGTCAGCTGGTGGACTGGTGGTCGGCTATCTCGTCGGGCAAATGAGCGGCCTTCTGGTCTTTTTGACCCGGACGTGGCGTGAAGATCGGACAGTGCTTTCAAAGGTCAGCGTCGCGACAATGCTTGATAACGCTCGTCGCTACAGCAAATTTCCCAAATACTCTACGATCGGTGCGTTGCTAGATAATGCCGCAGTGCAAATGCCAGTGCTCGTGCTCAGCAGGTTTTACGACACTCACATTGTTGGCATTTTCAGCCTTACATTCAGAGCGCTGAACTTACCAATGAGTTTGATCGCAACTGCGTTTTCACAAGTGCTGTTTCAGCGTTTTGTGGTGCTGCATCGCGAAAATCCCGATCGGTTGGCGCCCTTCGTCCTCAAGCTATTTTTTGGCCTGTTGGGACTGATGGTGCCGCTGGTAGCGTTCGTATGGGTCGTCGGTCCAGAGCTGTTTGCGCTTGTATTCGGAGAGACGTGGCGCCAAGCCGGTAATTATGCCACCGTGCTGATCTTCGCTGTTGCCATACGTTTTGCAGTGAGCCCGCTGAGTACTGTCCTAGCGATGGATCACAATATCAAGATTGGAACGTTGTGGCAGATGATCTATTTTGTGACCATCACGTCGACGCTGTATATTTTCAGAAACGCTGGTATGGAAGTGTTCTTGCTCGCGTTTACTCTGCATGAGGTTGCCCTGTATAGCCTGTATTTAGGCTTTATTATCTTTGGCGCAAAAATACACAGGTTCGGATAA
- the wbpD gene encoding UDP-2-acetamido-3-amino-2,3-dideoxy-D-glucuronate N-acetyltransferase, with amino-acid sequence MNFSQHPSAIIDEGAQIGNGSRVWHFVHVCAGARIGEGVSLGQNVFVGNKVVIGDRCKVQNNVSVYDNVTLEEGVFCGPSMVFTNVYNPRSLIERKDQYRDTLVKKGATLGANCTIVCGVTIGEYAFVGAGAVINKDVPAYALMVGVPARQIGWMSEFGEQLELDDKNEAICSHTGARYVLSGVTLNKVDI; translated from the coding sequence ATGAATTTCTCTCAGCACCCGAGCGCTATCATCGATGAGGGCGCGCAGATCGGTAACGGCTCCAGAGTCTGGCACTTTGTTCATGTGTGTGCCGGCGCCCGAATTGGGGAGGGCGTTTCTCTGGGACAGAACGTTTTCGTAGGTAACAAGGTAGTGATCGGTGACCGCTGCAAGGTTCAGAACAATGTATCGGTCTACGACAACGTGACCTTGGAAGAAGGCGTGTTCTGTGGACCTAGCATGGTTTTTACCAACGTATATAATCCTCGTTCCTTGATCGAACGTAAGGATCAATACCGTGACACCCTGGTCAAGAAAGGCGCCACCCTCGGCGCTAACTGCACCATCGTTTGTGGCGTTACCATCGGTGAATATGCCTTCGTGGGGGCAGGCGCGGTTATCAACAAAGACGTCCCGGCATACGCGTTGATGGTGGGCGTCCCTGCCCGCCAGATCGGATGGATGAGCGAATTTGGTGAGCAGCTTGAGCTGGATGACAAGAACGAAGCCATTTGCTCGCATACTGGCGCGCGCTACGTTTTGAGCGGAGTTACCTTGAATAAGGTGGATATTTGA
- the wecB gene encoding non-hydrolyzing UDP-N-acetylglucosamine 2-epimerase encodes MKILTIIGARPQFIKASVVSRAIGQKLELDEIIVHTGQHFDANMSDIFFEQLGIPKPDYQLDIHGGSHGQMTGRMLIEIESVMLREAPDRVMVYGDTNSTLAGALAAAKLNIPVAHIEAGLRSYNMRMPEEVNRILTDQVSDVLFCPTEVAIDNLKNEGFSEKSVKILNVGDVMQDSAIFFAQRATAPAESVPPSGFVLATLHRAENTDDPVRLASIVQALNEINRKVAPVVLPLHPRTRGVVGRLGLKLDAHVIDPVGYLEMIWLLQRCGLVLTDSGGVQKEAFFFGKACVTMRDQTEWVELITCGANVLVGADSDRIVDAVNRNHGRAILDPDNLYGGGQASSKIAQYLSTFPLKAA; translated from the coding sequence TTGAAAATACTTACTATTATCGGCGCACGGCCACAGTTTATCAAGGCAAGTGTGGTCTCGCGAGCGATCGGCCAAAAGCTGGAGCTGGATGAGATCATTGTTCATACCGGGCAACACTTCGACGCCAATATGTCGGACATTTTCTTTGAACAACTCGGTATACCAAAGCCGGACTACCAACTGGATATCCATGGCGGCTCTCACGGGCAGATGACCGGTCGCATGCTCATCGAAATTGAGAGCGTGATGCTCAGGGAAGCCCCGGATCGTGTCATGGTCTATGGCGACACTAACTCCACGTTGGCTGGTGCTTTGGCGGCCGCCAAGCTGAATATTCCAGTTGCGCACATTGAGGCTGGGCTGCGCAGCTATAACATGCGCATGCCTGAAGAGGTCAATCGCATTCTGACCGATCAGGTCAGCGACGTCCTGTTTTGCCCTACAGAAGTTGCGATTGACAACCTCAAGAATGAAGGTTTCTCCGAGAAGTCTGTGAAAATCCTTAATGTCGGCGACGTCATGCAGGATAGTGCTATTTTCTTCGCTCAACGGGCCACTGCGCCAGCCGAATCAGTTCCGCCATCAGGATTTGTTCTAGCAACGCTGCACCGCGCCGAAAATACGGACGACCCAGTCCGTCTTGCCTCAATCGTGCAAGCTCTGAATGAAATCAATCGAAAGGTTGCTCCGGTTGTGCTTCCTTTGCACCCACGTACGCGAGGTGTTGTAGGGCGATTGGGGTTGAAGTTGGACGCCCACGTCATTGACCCTGTCGGTTATCTGGAAATGATCTGGCTGTTGCAGCGCTGTGGTCTGGTGCTCACCGACAGCGGTGGTGTGCAGAAAGAGGCGTTTTTCTTCGGAAAGGCATGCGTAACCATGCGCGACCAGACTGAATGGGTTGAATTGATTACTTGCGGCGCGAATGTTTTGGTAGGTGCCGATTCCGACCGAATTGTTGACGCGGTGAATCGCAACCACGGGCGCGCTATTTTGGACCCAGATAACCTCTACGGTGGTGGGCAGGCGTCCAGTAAGATCGCCCAGTATTTGAGTACATTTCCACTGAAAGCCGCATGA
- a CDS encoding DegT/DnrJ/EryC1/StrS family aminotransferase → MIEFIDLKSQQARIKDKIDAGIQRVLSHGQYILGPEVAELEQSLAGFVGAKYCITCANGTDALQIALMALNIGPADEVITPGFTYIATAETVVLLGAKPVYVDVDPRTYNLDPALLEAAITPRTKAVIPVSLYGQCADFDAINAIATKHGIPVIEDAAQSFGASYKGKRSCNLSTISCTSFFPSKPLGCYGDGGAIFTNDEQLATVLRQTARHGQDRRYHHIRVGVNSRLDTLQAAILLPKLEIFEEEISLRQQVAENYDRLLAEAGIEKIPYIEPHNVSVYAQYTVRVENRDAVQARLKEAGVPTAVHYPIPLNKQPAVADATAHLPVGDEVAGQVMSLPMHPYLTLLDQQLIVAALKAC, encoded by the coding sequence ATGATTGAGTTCATTGACCTGAAAAGCCAGCAAGCTCGGATCAAAGACAAGATCGATGCTGGTATCCAGCGCGTGCTAAGCCACGGCCAGTATATTCTTGGCCCGGAAGTGGCGGAGTTGGAGCAGAGCTTGGCTGGGTTTGTCGGAGCCAAATACTGCATCACCTGTGCAAACGGTACCGATGCATTGCAGATCGCGCTAATGGCATTGAATATTGGCCCTGCCGATGAGGTTATCACCCCTGGATTCACCTACATTGCGACGGCTGAAACGGTTGTATTGTTGGGCGCGAAACCGGTGTATGTGGATGTTGATCCACGTACTTACAATCTCGACCCAGCATTGCTTGAAGCCGCGATTACCCCGCGTACCAAGGCTGTCATTCCGGTTTCCCTGTATGGGCAATGCGCTGATTTTGACGCAATCAATGCTATTGCGACGAAGCACGGTATTCCCGTCATCGAGGATGCAGCGCAGAGTTTTGGTGCGTCCTATAAAGGGAAGCGCTCTTGCAATCTATCGACAATCTCTTGCACCAGCTTCTTTCCAAGTAAACCTCTGGGTTGTTATGGCGATGGCGGTGCCATCTTCACTAACGACGAGCAATTGGCGACTGTGCTTCGGCAAACTGCACGCCATGGCCAGGATCGCCGCTATCATCACATTCGCGTGGGTGTGAATAGCCGGCTGGATACCCTGCAAGCGGCCATCCTACTGCCCAAGCTTGAAATTTTCGAGGAAGAGATTTCCCTGCGCCAGCAGGTTGCCGAGAACTATGATCGCCTTCTCGCCGAGGCAGGTATTGAAAAGATTCCGTATATCGAACCGCATAATGTCAGTGTTTACGCGCAGTACACAGTGCGTGTCGAGAACCGGGATGCAGTGCAGGCCAGGCTGAAGGAAGCCGGCGTGCCGACCGCCGTACACTATCCGATCCCACTGAACAAGCAGCCGGCCGTTGCTGACGCAACCGCCCATCTGCCAGTTGGTGATGAGGTTGCTGGCCAAGTGATGAGTCTGCCGATGCACCCCTATCTGACCCTGTTGGACCAACAATTAATTGTCGCGGCGCTGAAGGCGTGCTGA
- a CDS encoding glycosyltransferase family 4 protein: MKIAHLTSAHPRYDTRIFLKECRSLAQAGHETHLVVADGKGNEVRDLVGIHDVGASAGRLNRMMVATRKVYDKALELDAQIYHFHDPELLPVGLRLKLKGKKVIFDAHEDLPKQLMGKPYLNGLSKFLLSNLFKVIERVICKRFDVIITATPFITEKFKSINPASYTVSNFPMIGELACGEIDWSKKEKEVSYIGGIAAIRGISQVVSAMSYVKSGVRLQLGGRFSESLVEKSAKADEGWSHVDELGFVSREGVRDALSRSVGGIVTFLSAPNHIDAQPNKMFEYMSAGVPVIASNFPLWRQIIEGNGCGLCVDPMDPEKIAAAIDYLVEHPAEAEAMGRRGQRSVQEKYNWSIEEKVLLGIYAKLV; this comes from the coding sequence ATGAAGATTGCTCACCTAACCTCTGCTCATCCTAGATATGATACTAGAATTTTTTTAAAGGAATGCAGAAGCCTCGCCCAAGCCGGACATGAAACGCACTTAGTAGTCGCTGATGGGAAGGGGAATGAAGTTCGAGATTTGGTAGGCATCCACGATGTTGGCGCTTCGGCGGGTAGACTCAACCGGATGATGGTAGCAACGCGAAAAGTCTACGATAAGGCGCTAGAACTGGATGCGCAGATTTATCATTTTCATGATCCGGAGCTATTGCCTGTCGGTTTGAGGCTCAAGCTTAAAGGGAAAAAAGTAATATTTGACGCCCATGAAGATCTTCCGAAGCAGTTGATGGGTAAGCCCTATTTGAATGGCTTGTCAAAATTTTTACTCTCTAACTTGTTCAAGGTTATAGAAAGGGTCATTTGTAAGCGCTTCGATGTCATTATCACGGCGACACCATTTATTACCGAAAAGTTTAAGTCAATAAACCCTGCAAGCTATACTGTCAGCAATTTTCCCATGATCGGTGAGCTCGCGTGTGGTGAAATTGATTGGTCAAAAAAAGAAAAGGAGGTAAGCTACATTGGCGGTATAGCTGCGATTCGGGGCATTTCACAAGTTGTATCCGCCATGTCCTATGTGAAAAGTGGCGTGCGCCTGCAATTGGGCGGTCGATTTTCAGAGAGTTTAGTTGAAAAATCGGCGAAGGCCGATGAAGGGTGGTCACACGTGGATGAGCTCGGCTTTGTGAGCAGAGAGGGAGTTCGCGATGCACTTTCCCGATCCGTGGGTGGGATAGTTACTTTCTTGTCCGCACCGAATCACATAGATGCGCAGCCTAATAAAATGTTTGAATACATGAGTGCCGGGGTTCCTGTCATTGCTTCTAATTTTCCTCTATGGCGCCAGATCATCGAGGGTAATGGGTGCGGTCTGTGTGTGGACCCAATGGATCCCGAGAAAATCGCAGCGGCCATCGATTATTTGGTAGAACATCCTGCCGAAGCTGAAGCGATGGGGCGCCGTGGTCAGCGCTCAGTCCAGGAAAAATATAATTGGTCCATTGAGGAGAAAGTCCTCCTTGGGATATACGCGAAGCTGGTGTGA
- the wbpB gene encoding UDP-N-acetyl-2-amino-2-deoxy-D-glucuronate oxidase, translated as MKNFALIGAAGYIAPRHMRAIKDTGNRLVSAYDINDSVGIIDSISPQSEFFTEFEFFLDHAHGLKRDPANALDYVAICSPNYLHHPHIAAGLRLGCDVICEKPLVPTPQQLDELALVEQETGKRLFNILQLRHHQAIIALKDKVARENNPHKYEVDLTYITSRGKWYLQSWKGDPRKSFGVATNIGVHFYDMLHFIFGKLQRNIVHFTSEHKAAGYLEYEKARVRWFLSVDANDLPESVKGKKPTYRSITVNGEEMEFSEGFTDLHTTSYEEILAGRGYGIEDARHCVETVNTIRSAQIVAAADNEGHPFVLAL; from the coding sequence ATGAAAAACTTTGCTCTGATCGGTGCTGCAGGCTACATCGCTCCGCGCCACATGCGTGCCATTAAAGATACCGGTAACCGCCTGGTGTCGGCATACGATATCAATGACTCGGTTGGCATAATCGATAGCATCTCGCCTCAGAGCGAGTTCTTCACCGAGTTCGAGTTTTTCCTCGATCACGCCCATGGGCTCAAGCGCGACCCGGCTAACGCACTGGATTACGTCGCGATCTGCTCGCCCAACTACCTGCACCACCCGCACATCGCTGCAGGCCTGCGCCTGGGATGCGACGTGATTTGCGAAAAGCCGTTAGTACCAACACCGCAGCAACTGGATGAACTGGCGCTGGTAGAGCAAGAAACCGGCAAGCGTCTGTTCAACATCCTGCAGCTGCGCCATCATCAGGCGATCATCGCGCTGAAGGATAAGGTCGCTCGCGAAAACAACCCGCACAAGTATGAGGTCGACCTTACCTACATCACTTCACGTGGCAAGTGGTACCTGCAAAGTTGGAAAGGTGACCCGCGTAAGTCGTTCGGTGTAGCCACCAACATCGGCGTGCATTTCTACGACATGCTGCACTTCATTTTCGGCAAGCTGCAGCGCAATATTGTGCACTTCACCTCCGAACACAAGGCTGCGGGCTATCTGGAGTACGAAAAAGCCCGTGTTCGCTGGTTCCTGTCGGTTGATGCCAACGACCTGCCAGAATCAGTGAAGGGTAAGAAACCGACCTACCGCTCTATCACTGTGAACGGTGAGGAGATGGAGTTTTCTGAAGGATTCACTGACTTGCACACTACGAGCTATGAAGAAATTCTTGCTGGTCGTGGTTACGGTATCGAGGATGCTCGACACTGCGTCGAAACGGTCAACACTATTCGTAGCGCGCAGATTGTTGCGGCTGCGGACAACGAAGGGCACCCATTTGTGTTGGCGCTTTAG